The following coding sequences are from one bacterium window:
- a CDS encoding SDR family NAD(P)-dependent oxidoreductase, which translates to MKKFFITGGAGFIGSNLVKNLLSDGHSVTVYDNLSLGKEEFIKEFFGSRQFCFIKADLLDSDQLQKAIKGHETVFHLAANSDISFGAKYTDVDLKQGTLATYNVLETMRLNTISQIIFASTSAVYGEAKKLPSYEDDGPLFPISLYGASKLACEGMLSAFCHNYGMKAWIFRFGNIVGRNGTHGALVDFIKKLRTNPTELEVLGDGKQAKPYLHVSECVSGMLYGHRNSKEYINYFHLACDGATDVTTIAKTVIEEMGLKNVNVRYTGGERGWQGDVPQVRLSPDKLAKLGWRAQYSSDEAVRVAVKDLLMQL; encoded by the coding sequence ACAGGTGGTGCAGGCTTTATCGGTAGTAATTTAGTAAAAAATTTACTCAGTGACGGCCATAGTGTAACGGTGTATGATAATTTAAGCCTGGGCAAAGAAGAATTCATCAAAGAGTTTTTTGGCAGCCGGCAGTTCTGCTTCATCAAGGCTGATTTGCTTGACAGCGATCAATTGCAAAAAGCGATTAAGGGACATGAAACAGTTTTTCATTTGGCGGCTAATTCTGATATAAGTTTTGGCGCAAAATACACTGACGTTGATCTGAAACAAGGAACATTGGCCACCTACAATGTGCTGGAAACGATGCGCCTGAATACTATATCTCAAATTATTTTTGCTTCGACTTCAGCGGTCTATGGTGAGGCTAAGAAACTACCGAGCTATGAAGACGACGGCCCACTGTTTCCAATATCTTTATACGGGGCCAGTAAATTGGCATGCGAAGGAATGCTCAGCGCTTTTTGCCATAATTATGGAATGAAAGCATGGATATTCAGATTTGGAAATATAGTTGGACGAAACGGAACTCATGGAGCGCTTGTTGATTTCATTAAAAAACTTCGTACTAATCCAACCGAACTTGAAGTATTGGGTGATGGTAAACAGGCCAAGCCGTATTTGCATGTTTCAGAATGCGTCAGCGGTATGTTATATGGACATCGCAATTCTAAAGAATACATTAATTATTTTCATTTGGCATGTGATGGCGCAACCGATGTTACGACTATTGCTAAAACTGTAATTGAAGAAATGGGGCTGAAGAATGTCAATGTAAGATATACCGGCGGTGAACGCGGATGGCAGGGTGACGTTCCGCAAGTGAGACTTTCTCCTGATAAATTGGCTAAACTTGGGTGGCGAGCACAATATTCATCTGACGAAGCGGTTCGAGTGGCAGTAAAGGATTTATTAATGCAATTGTGA